One Prunus dulcis chromosome 7, ALMONDv2, whole genome shotgun sequence DNA segment encodes these proteins:
- the LOC117635870 gene encoding uncharacterized protein LOC117635870, translating into MVEVPRARGVSFPIVFSDGETETDIGNVVVNDALEFKLFLSLLSNKIGISPHQFTVFLSSPDTRRRIPITGKVNFGAISREKNCFFLVELKRSRREKRRSKNSQIQHPHHQDFQENEYDNTASFGAHNPVNKSLSLENVMLLRRGMEIENVTGLGFPFAGRVEYENRIRELQMEKERYLMNMGLGRSDGLGLGPGRGGGVAVVCEECSRAKAMGREVGFHWCAYDAVTFGFRSPAGPISRPAKG; encoded by the coding sequence ATGGTGGAGGTCCCCAGAGCTAGAGGCGTCTCGTTTCCGATCGTCTTCTCCGACGGCGAGACCGAGACCGATATCGGAAACGTCGTCGTTAACGATGCCCTAGAGTTCAAGCTGTTCCTTTCGCTCCTGAGCAACAAGATCGGAATCTCGCCGCACCAGTTCACGGTCTTCCTCTCCTCGCCGGACACCCGCCGGCGAATCCCCATCACCGGCAAGGTCAACTTCGGAGCGATTTCTCGCGAGAAGAACTGCTTCTTTCTCGTGGAGCTAAAGCGGTCGAGACGCGAGAAGCGGCGTTCCAAGAATAGCCAGATTCAACACCCCCACCACCAAGATTTTCAAGAAAACGAGTACGACAACACGGCGTCGTTCGGAGCTCACAATCCAGTCAACAAGAGCCTCAGCCTTGAGAACGTGATGCTATTGAGGCGGGGTATGGAGATCGAAAACGTCACCGGTTTGGGTTTTCCGTTTGCGGGTCGGGTCGAGTACGAGAATCGGATCAGGGAGTTGCAGATGGAGAAGGAGAGATATTTGATGAACATGGGCCTGGGAAGATCCGatgggcttgggcttgggcCGGGCCGGGGAGGTGGCGTAGCGGTGGTGTGCGAGGAGTGTTCAAGAGCTAAAGCGATGGGGAGAGAAGTCGGATTCCACTGGTGTGCTTACGACGCTGTAACTTTCGGGTTCAGGTCTCCGGCGGGTCCGATTTCCCGACCCGCCAAAGGGTAA